A section of the Candidatus Limnocylindrales bacterium genome encodes:
- the gloB gene encoding hydroxyacylglutathione hydrolase, producing the protein MRVVPVAQLADNYAYLVIDESARVCGVVDVAEAGPVISAADREGVTIVAILSTHHHFDHVGGNDDLLARLPAGSVEVYGFAEDRARIPGITRGLADGEELAVGSLAARAIFIPAHTRGHLAYHFPAERVVFTGDTLFAGGCGRLFEGDARQMMSSLTKLAGLPDDTRVYCGHEYTARNLEFAAMLEPSNRALARRREEVADLLRAGKPTVPTTIALEKQTNPFLRWSSPELAASVRARESGAGTDAESIFAATRRLKDNF; encoded by the coding sequence GTGCGCGTCGTCCCGGTCGCGCAGCTTGCCGACAACTACGCGTACCTCGTCATCGACGAGTCTGCGCGCGTCTGCGGCGTCGTCGACGTCGCCGAAGCAGGCCCGGTCATTTCCGCGGCCGACCGCGAAGGCGTCACGATCGTCGCGATTCTCTCGACGCACCATCATTTCGATCATGTCGGCGGTAACGACGACCTGCTCGCCAGGCTGCCGGCCGGCAGCGTCGAGGTCTACGGCTTCGCCGAAGACCGCGCACGCATTCCCGGCATCACGCGCGGCCTGGCCGACGGGGAAGAGCTCGCCGTCGGTTCGCTCGCTGCACGTGCGATCTTCATTCCGGCCCACACGCGCGGGCATCTTGCGTACCATTTCCCGGCGGAGCGCGTCGTGTTCACCGGCGACACGCTGTTCGCCGGCGGATGCGGGCGGCTGTTCGAAGGCGACGCCCGCCAGATGATGTCGTCGCTGACGAAGCTCGCCGGCCTGCCCGACGACACGCGCGTGTACTGCGGTCACGAGTACACGGCGAGGAACCTCGAGTTTGCGGCAATGCTCGAGCCGTCGAACCGAGCGCTCGCGCGGCGCCGCGAAGAAGTTGCCGATCTGCTGCGCGCCGGCAAGCCGACGGTTCCGACGACGATCGCGCTCGAGAAGCAGACCAATCCCTTTCTGCGCTGGTCGAGCCCGGAGCTCGCGGCGTCCGTGCGCGCGCGCGAGTCCGGCGCCGGCACCGACGCCGAGTCGATCTTCGCCGCCACGCGGCGGCTCAAGGACAACTTCTGA